Proteins from a genomic interval of Diospyros lotus cultivar Yz01 chromosome 6, ASM1463336v1, whole genome shotgun sequence:
- the LOC127805031 gene encoding zinc-finger homeodomain protein 9-like: MDISTTAAAAASVKTPEAETEAPTRIQPSKPLPLTNGVLKRHQPYHHLNGPPPLVITYKECLKNHAASLGRHAVDGCGEFMPSPTANPNDPTSIKCAACGCHRNFHRREPDEQPPPSAAAAAQHFIEYQPHHRHHPPPPPPCGGHSSPNSASPPPISSSYYPSAPHMLLALSAGLAGPLPENNPSIVTPTGTAVALTPNTASRKRFRTKFTQDQKDRMYELAERVGWKMQKKDEVLVSDFCSDLGVDKGVFKVWMHNNKNTYGKRDSNLDAAGNSNGIDPVFGIDIGGTNNLESNNDDNNNGHNYPENLSNHRNNDSVSALVVATNGSSSSS, from the coding sequence ATGGACATATCCaccaccgccgccgccgccgccagtGTGAAGACACCCGAGGCTGAGACCGAAGCGCCCACTCGGATCCAACCCAGCAAGCCTCTGCCCCTCACCAACGGCGTGCTCAAGCGCCACCAGCCTTACCACCACCTCAACGGCCCGCCTCCCCTCGTAATTACTTACAAGGAATGTCTGAAGAACCACGCCGCCAGTCTTGGCCGCCACGCCGTCGACGGCTGCGGCGAGTTCATGCCTTCCCCCACCGCTAACCCCAACGACCCGACTTCTATAAAATGCGCCGCCTGCGGCTGCCACCGCAACTTCCACCGCCGCGAGCCCGATGAGCAGCCTCCTCCTTCCGCTGCCGCCGCGGCCCAGCACTTTATCGAGTACCAGCCACATCACCGCCACCACCCGCCTCCTCCGCCGCCGTGCGGAGGCCACAGCAGCCCGAATTCAGCATCTCCGCCGCCGATCTCTTCGTCCTACTACCCCTCCGCGCCCCACATGCTCCTGGCCCTAAGCGCCGGTTTGGCGGGCCCACTGCCGGAAAATAACCCGTCCATCGTGACGCCCACTGGCACGGCAGTGGCCCTGACCCCCAACACGGCCAGCCGGAAGCGTTTCAGAACGAAATTCACCCAGGATCAGAAGGACAGGATGTACGAATTGGCGGAGAGAGTGGGATGGAAGATGCAGAAGAAAGACGAGGTGTTGGTGTCCGACTTCTGCAGCGATCTCGGCGTGGACAAAGGCGTGTTCAAGGTTTGGATGCACAACAACAAGAACACTTACGGTAAGAGAGATTCGAACCTCGACGCCGCCGGCAACAGCAATGGTATTGATCCTGTTTTTGGAATTGATATTGGGGGCACGAATAATCTTGAAAGCAACAATGACGATAACAACAACGGCCACAACTATCCTGAAAACCTTAGTAACCACCGAAACAACGATAGTGTTAGTGCACTTGTAGTTGCAACTAatgggtcttcttcttcttcttga
- the LOC127803281 gene encoding gibberellin-regulated protein 4-like, which produces MAMAKFASLLLLALLAIYMLQPVVLASRVGGHRRRNRYGPGSLRSYQCPSECKRRCSRTQHRKPCMFFCQKCCSKCLCVPPGFYGNKAVCPCYNNWKTKEGGPKCP; this is translated from the exons ATGGCGATGGCTAAGTTTGCCTCTCTCTTGCTGTTGGCCCTTCTTGCCATTTACATGCTTCAGCCTGTG GTTTTGGCATCAAGGGTTGGCGGCCACCGGAGAAGG AACCGATATGGCCCCGGGAGTCTAAGGAGCTATC AATGCCCGTCTGAGTGCAAGAGGAGGTGCAGCCGGACGCAGCACAGGAAGCCGTGCATGTTCTTCTGCCAAAAGTGCTGCAGCAAGTGCCTGTGCGTGCCGCCGGGCTTCTACGGCAACAAAGCGGTCTGCCCTTGCTACAACAACTGGAAGACCAAGGAAGGTGGCCCAAAGTGCCCTTAG